In bacterium, the genomic stretch CTCCTTTCAACACCAGAATACCTGTCTGCGTGCGTTCACGCACAGGCAGGAAGTCTGTAGTGGTAGAAGAAAGAATATACAATACAATCCATCTTATCTATAATGATATTGAGCTTAGATACAAAAAGATAGAGAAAAGACCATTAAAACCAAAAGAAGAAAAAGAGCAATTAAAGATAAGAAAGGTGAATATTCTTCCATTGGATCACCCTTGGAGGAAGTTTAAAATAAACCCATATAAAAGATCATTTTTATCTAATACAAAATAGGACATTTCTATTTAACGGAAAATAGGACATTTTCATTTGTGGCTAACATTTTATAGACTTTTTCTTGATTTTCTTTCTAGATTGTGCTAGATTGTGGTATTAAGTTTAAATTATTGTAAACGTTCAGGGAGCAGTTTTATTAATTATAAGTCCATCAAGACAAGCCAGAGGAGTAATCGAGACACTACTTCCTGATTTTATTAGCTTTAGCTGACGGCTGAACGATTACAGGTTGTCGATCTAGAAAGAATCAATTTTTATAAGAATAAATTAAAAGTAGAGGAAAATTTATGGATAATTATCATAAAGAAAGAATTAGGCCAGCTAGAAAAGTTGGAGAATTAATTATTATACCGGAGAAAAAAATTTCGGTCTTAAAAAAAACTGAAGTTTTAGTAGTCGGAGGTGGAAGTGCGGGAATTGCTGCTGCTTTAGCTGCTGCTCGAAATGGGCTGGAAACTACCTTAATAGAAAGGTATGGATATCTGGGAGGCATGGCCAGTGGGGGGTTAGTTTTAAACATGGAAGGTTTTAGTGATGGAGAAAAACAAGTGATTAAAGGAGTAGCGGGAGAAATAGTCAAGAACTTAGAAAAGATAAGAGGTTTTAATAAATCAAGTAATAACTTTGATGGTATCTTTGATCCAGAGGACATTAAGGATGTTAGTTTAAGATTATTAATAGAGGCCAAAGTAAAAATTTTATTCCACGCTTATTTTGTGCAGGCTATTGTGAATAGAGATAAAGTGGAAGGAGTAGTTATTTTTACTAAACTAGGACCCAGAGCTATTTTATCCAAAGTAGTGATTGATGCTACGGGGGATGGAGATGTCTTAGCTTTTTCGGGGGCTTTTTTTGAAAGGGGACTCAAAGGAATTGGATTAAATTTTAGATTGGGAAATGTAGATATAAATTTAACTAATAAGTTTAAAGTAGAAGATCCTCAAAAATATGAAAGATTGAAGGAAGATTTAGTCAAAGAAGGTGGACTGGAAATGAGTTTTTATCCAACAATAAGGGAGGGAATAGTTTGGTGGAATAATATGTTAGATCCAGAAGATGGATTGGATGTAGAAGTATTGAGCAAGATGGAGATTTTACTTAGAGAGAAAATTAATATAACTTTAAATTTTATGAGAAAAAATTTCCCAGGCTTTAAAGAAACTTATTTGATAGATACTTCTTCTTTATTAGGAGTCAGAGAGACAAGAAGGTTAATAGGTGAGTATGTATTAACCGAGAAAGATATTTTTAAAGGAAAGAGATTTAGCGATGCAGTAGTTCATGGAGGTTACTTAGGAAAGACAGGGGTGGGTTATGATATACCTTATCGATGCTTACTGCCTAAAAATATTGAAGGGTTAATCGTAGCCGGAAGATGTATTTCTACCGATAAATATACTCAAGATGCCATTAGAATTATAGCTAACTGTTTTGCTACCGGAGAAGCTGCTGGTCACGCCGCCGCCCTCTCTATTAAAGAAAAGACTGCGCCTTTAACCTTAGATATAGAAAAACTACGAAGATTGCTAATAAAGAATAATGTCTATTTAGAATAAAAGTCCTATCTTGAATTTATAAACAGAGCCATTTTCAAATTAAGATTAATAATCTTTATGCTTTCTTAACTATCGCAGACTTTCTTTTTTATCCTTATTTGTTAGAGATGTCTTTAATAGCTAAAGTTAAGCATTATCGTTGTTTTTGGTCTTGAAAATGAGCTCCTTATCAATAACAAGATAGGACTTATTAGGCTCTCTATCAACTTCATTTTAACTATGACATAAAAATATTCTCTTTTCAAGAAGGGAAGATAAAATAATGAGCAGTTATTTCCAAAGAAAGACATTTTAATAAAGTTTTATGAAGAGGTTTGAAATATTTGAACATACAGCTGATATCGGGATTATGGCTTATGGAGTAGATCTAAAAGAGGTATTTATCAATGCTGCTTATGGTATGTTTAACTTAATTACAGACTTAAATAAAGTAAATAAGGAGATAAAAATTGACATTCAAGTAGGAGGAAGTGATGTAATAGAGCTTTTAGTTAATTGGCTTTCAGAGCTTTTGTATTATCATGCCGTAGAAGATATTTTCTTTAAGGAATTTAAGATTAAAAATCTTACCGAGAGAAGCATAGATGCCGTGGCTTATGGAGAAGGATACGATGAAACTCGTCATAAAATATTACGGGAAATTAAGATTGTTACTTATCATCAATTAGAAATTGAACGAGAGCATAAACGATGGAAAGCTCAAATAATATTTGATGTTTGAGGAAAAATTTATGAACAGAGATAGTTGGTTAGGTCCATTAGTTAAGATTGAATGGAAACGATGGAAAGCTCAAGTAATATTTTATGGTTTGAGAAGGAATTTATGAACAGAGATAGCTGGTTAGGTCCATTAGTTAAGATTGATCAGTATCGTTGGGAAATTCCTAAAAGCTTTAAAGAAGGAATGAGAGTGCCAGGATTAATTTACGCTAGTGAAAAGTTGCTTAGTCATATTAAAATGGATATGACACCAGAACAAGTAGCTAACGTTGCTACTTTACCGGGAATTGTAAATTATTCTTTGGCCATGCCTGATATTCATTGGGGCTATGGCTTGCCTATAGGCGGAGTAGCGGCTTTTGATATTGGAGCAGATGGAATTATTTCTCCAGGAGGAGTTGGTTCAGATATAAATTGTGGAGTAAGAATATTAACTACCCAGCTAAAATTAAAAGAAATAAAAGACCGATTAGAAGATTTAATCCAAAATTTATTTGAGGCTATTCCTTCGGGAATAGGTTCTAAAGGAAACATCAGACTTAACGAGAAAGAGTTAAAGGAAGTCTTAATTAAAGGTTCTAAATGGGCGGTAGAAAAAGGATATGGCGAAGAAGAAGATCTCTTACATACCGAAGAGAAAGGGGCATTATCAGGTGCTGATCCTAATAACATCAGCTCTCGGGCTTTGGAAAGAGGGTTTAAGCAATTAGGAACTCTAGGTTCAGGGAATCATTTTTTAGAGATTCAAGTAGTAGAAAAGATTTACGAAGAAGAGATCGCTTCTGTCTTTGGGTTAGAGAAAGACTATATAGTAATAATGATTCATTCTGGGTCTCGTGGGTTAGGCTACCAAGTATGTGAAGACTACCTTCGTTTTATGCAGAAAGTTTCAGAGAAGTATCAAATATCTCTTCCCGATCGTCAACTTTGTTGTGCTCCCTTTAATTCTCCAGAAGGCAAGAAATATTTCTCAGCTATGGCCGCAGCAGCTAATTATGCTTGGGTAAATCGTCAATGTATTATGCACTGGACAAGAGAAGTCTTTATGAAAACACTTTCTGCTTCGCCAAGGGACTTAAAGATGAAGCTTCTCTATGATGTAGCTCATAATATAGGGAAGATTGAAGAACATTTAGTTAGTGGAAAAAAGATATCTCTTTGTGTTCATCGAAAAGGGGCCACCAGGGCTTTTCCTGCCGGTCATAAGGATATTCCAGAAAGATACCAGAAGGTAGGTCAGCCAGTAATTGTACCAGGAGATATGGGAAGAGGTTCGTTTGTCTTGGTGGGCACAGACAAAGCAATGAAGGAAACTTTTGGCTCTGCTTGCCATGGCGCTGGAAGGCAGATGAGTCGTACCAAAGCTTTAAAGACTACTAAGGGAAGTAAAGTCATTGAGGATTTAAAAGAAAAGGGCATTATTGTTAAATCAGCTAATTACGGGACTATAGCCGAAGAGATGCCTGAAGCTTACAAAGATGTTTCTGAAGTTATAGATACCTTGCATTATGCCGGCATTTGTAAAAAGGTAGCTAAACTTCGACCTTTAGGAGTAATAAAAGGTTAAGTCAGAGGTAAAAGTAAATGTTAGATTTAAAATTTATGATCAATCATATGGAAAAAGTAAGTTTGGCGATGAAGAATAGAGGTATAGATTTTAAGATAGTAGAAGATCTTAAAGAGTTTGATGGGGAAAGAAGAAAATACATAGCTGAAGTAGAGGAGCTTAAGAGAAAGAGAAATATAGCTAATGAAGAGATAGGGGAAAGAAAGATTAAAAGGGAAGATGCCCAAGATCTGATTCTTCAAATTAAAGAGGTAAGTACTAAGATTAAAGAATTAGATAATAAACTAGCTCACTGTACGGAAAAGATTAATAACTTGTTGTATTTTATCCCCAATTTACCTCATGATAGTGTCCTGGTAGGAAAGGATGAAAAAGATAACTTAGAGGTCAAAAGATGGGGTAAGGCTTTAGAGCCTTCTTTTCCTGTAAAATCACATGATGAGTTAGGGGAAAGATTAGATATCATAGATTTTAAAAGAGCCGCTAAGATTACAGGAGCAAGATTCGCGCTTCTTAAAGGAGCAGGGGCTAAATTAGAACGAGCTTTGATTAATTTTATGTTAGACATTCACACTAAAAGGCATGGATATTTAGAAGTATTACCTCCTTTCATGGTAAATAGAAGCTCTATGACTGGCACCGGGCAACTTCCTAAGTTTGAGAAAGATCTATTTTATTGTCATGAGGTAGATTACTTCTTAATTCCTACGGCAGAAGTTCCTGTTACCAATATTCACCGGGATGAAATTTTAGAAGAAGACAATCTTCCTCTTTACTACACAGCTTGGACTCCTTGTTTTCGCTTAGAAGCTGGTTCTTATGGCAAGGATACTAAGGGCTTAATTAGGCAACATCAATTTAATAAAGTAGAATTAGTTAAATTTACCACTCCCGAAACTTCTTATCAAGAGTTAGAAAGACTTCTCTTAAATGCTGAGGTTATTTTACAAGAATTAGAGTTGCCTTATAGGGTGGTAACTCTTTGTAGCGGTGATTTAGGATTTGCGGCTGCTAAGACTTATGATATAGAGGTATGGGTTCCTTTTCAAAATAGTTTTCGAGAAATCTCTTCCTGTAGTAATTTTGAAGATTTCCAAGCCAGACGAGCAAATATTAAGTATCGTCGTCGTGAAGATAAAAAAGTAGAATATGTCCATACTTTAAATGGATCTGGTCTGGCGATTGGAAGAACCTTGGTAGCTATCTTGGAAAATTATCAACAAGAAGATGGAAGTATAATTATCCCAGAAAAATTAAGACCTTATCTGGATGGGCAGAAGGAAATAAGCCGAAGATAATAAGTAGTTATTAACGAAAACCAGACATAGGAAATAATACCGGGCAATAAAAGATGAACTTGTTTGGAGTTAAATTAATTTGCTCTAGGTTAAATTTTCATTAATAAGTGCTCTAAAAGATGGAGAACGAGACAATAAAATTACCAGATTTGGAATTAGTTAAAAAAAGTAAGCAAGGAAACTTTGAAGCTTTTACTGAATTAATAAAACGTTATGAAGCTAAAATATATTCATTAGCTTATAACTATATGCAGAATCGTGAAGATGCTGAAGATATCTTGCAAGAGACTTTTTTAAAAGTTTATGTTTCTCTGCCTAATTTTCGCGAAGAAGCTAAATTTGTTACTTGGCTTTATCGAATCTGTGTCAATACTTGCTACTCTAAGCTCCGAGAAAAAAAAGTAAAAGTGGTTTTATCTTTAGAAAGTTCTGGGGCAATAGAGGAAGAATTTCATCGAGAAATAATAGACTGGTCTAAAAACCCAGAAGCTTGTTTATTGGCTGAAGAAATGAAAGAAGTCTTAAATAAGGCGATTGAAAAACTACCCCGGGAGTATAAAGAAGTTTTTATCTTACGAGACATAGAAGAATTATCTAATAAAGAGGCAAGCGAGGTCTTGGGTGAGTCTATAGCTGCCATTAAGGCACGAGTTCATAGAGCTAGATTATTTGTTCGAGAAGAGATTGCTGCTTATTTTAAAAAAGATAGGGAATTAATTATCCCACCTAAGCAAATAACTTATAATTACTAGGTATGCTTTTAAGAAGAATGAAGAAAGTGAAATTTCAATTAGTAAAGATTTTAAGTTAGAAAAATTGTTTATTGATAATAATTTAAAGGAGAGTTATGAATTGTCAACAAATTTATAATTCATTATCAGACTTAATAGATAAGGAACTTCCTTTAGAAACTTACTTAGAAATTGAGGACCACCTTAATGTTTGTCCTTATTGTCATACCTTTTTAAATACCCTTAAAATGACCATTAAGCTATCGAGTAGAAAAAAATTTATAGTAATTCCCGAAGAGGTTCATTATCGGTTACTGGAGTTTTTGAAAAGGCACTTAAAGATTACTTAGTTATCATTATTAGTTATATTACCGATAACAAATGGTCATAGTTTCTTGTTGCCCGCAGCTTTGCTATTAGAAAACAAGTAAGTCAGACCTCTAATAAGTAAAGGAGAATAAAGAGAAAATGAAGAAATATTGTTTAGTTTTAATTAGCTTGGTAATCTTGTCTATCCTTAGTCGAGAAGGTAAAGGGATTCTTAAAGAAGAAATTAAAGAAGAAATTACCAATCAACCAGTAAAACTTTTAGAAAAAAGTGTTGTGGTTAAAGCTAAAAAATGGGGAAATGCTCCAAACTTTAAGTTACTTACGTTAAATAAAGAGGTTTTAACTTTATCAAATTTTGCGGGAAAGGTAATTATCTTGAATTTTTGGGCTACTTGGTGCGGTCCTTGTAAAGACGAAATTCTTGACTTTGTAGAATTATATAATAAGTACAAAGATAAGGGATTAACAATCATCGGGGTTAATCTTAACCAAACAAATGAAGATGAAGTTAAGCAAGTCATAGAAAGGATGAAGGTAAGCTATCCGGTGGTCATAGCTAATGCCAGAGTAATAAAAGATTATGGAGGAATCAGAGGGATCCCGGCTACTTTTGTGATTAACCAGAAAGGCGATCTTGTTAAAAAATTTATTGGCTATCGTTCTAAAGAAGTATTCGAGAATGAAGTCAAGAGATTAATTAAAGAAAGATGAAGGCAAGAGACATTTTACTTCATATCTGTTGTGGAGTATGTACTAGTTCGGTGGTGGAAAAGTTACGAGAAGAAAATTTCGAGCCCACGGGGTTTTTTTATAATCCCAATGTTTATCCAGAAGAAGAGTATAAAAGACGACTAGAAGCAGCTTTTAAAGTTTCTGAGATCCTTAAGTTTAAATTAATAGAAGGTCATTATGAAAAAGATAAGTGGGGAAAATTAGTCTTAGAATTTAAAGATCAAGAAGAAGTCGAAGGTGGAAAAAGATGCCAGCTATGTTTTCAAATAAGATTAAAGGAGTGTTATCAAAAGAGTAAAGAGTTAAATATTTCTTACTTTACTACTACTTTAAGCGCCAGTCCCCATAAAGATGCCTTGATGATTAACCACATAGGAAGAGGTATAGGTGGAGAAAGTTTTCTTGAGTCTAATTTCAAGAAAAAAGATGGCTTTAAAAAAGGGATAGAATTTTCAAAGAGATATAATCTTTATCGCCAAGACTATTGTGGATGTACTTATAGCCTTAGAAGATAGAAAGATAGATAGGACACAAGAGGAGAAAAGATGAAATCACTGACTGAATATCTTTGGTTTAATACTAAGACTAAGAGAGCCTATCTAAATATTACTTCTCAAGTAGAAGAATTAGTTGAAAGAAGTGGTATTAAAGAAGGGTTATGCTTGGTAAACGCTATGCATATTACGGCCAGTGTCTTTATAAATGATGATGAAAATGGACTTTTACAAGATTACGATGACTGGTTAGAAAAACTTGCTCCTTTTAAGCCCGTATCCCATTATCGGCATAATCGAACGGGAGAAGATAATGGCGATGCTCATTTAAAGCGGCAGGTGATGGGGAGAGAAGTAGTTATAGCCATAACTAAAGGAAGATTAGATTTTGGTCCTTGGGAACAAATCTTCTATGGAGAGTTTGATGGTCAAAGAAAAAAGAAAGTCTTGGTGAAGATAATAGGTGAATAAAGATAATAGGTGAATAAATTAAGGAGCAAGATGCCAGAATTACCTGAAGTAGAAACAATTGTTAGAAGCTTACAGAAGCAAATTATTAGTCAAAAGATCTTAAAGATAGAGGTAAATTTACCTAAGATTATCAAGAGCCATCAAGAAGAGTTTGTCTCCTTGACCGAAGGAGCTTCTATTCAAGATGTTAGTCGTCGAGGCAAGATTATCCTAATTAGTCTTTCTACTGGAGTAACTATTCTTATTCACCTCAAGTTGACGGGTCAATTAATCTATAGCTCGTCAAAAAAGCCAATAACCACACAGACTCACCTTATCTTTAATCTATCTAGCGGAGATCAACTTCGTTATCTTGACCTACGACAATTTGGATACTTTCTTTTAGAAAAGAGCGATCGATTATCCTTACTTAAGGAATTAGCTATTCTTGGACCTGAAGCTTTAGAAATTTCACTGGCTGACTTTAAAAAAGTATCTAAAAAAAGAGGTAGGATAAAGGTGCTCTTAATGAATCAATCAATTTTAGCTGGAATTGGTAATATGTATGCAGATGAAATCTTACATCAGGCTAAAATTCATCCTCTTTGCTTGGCTTGCGTTCTCAGCGAAGATCAAATAGAGAGACTTTATCAAGCGACCAGAGAGATTTTAACTAAGGCTATTGCTTATAAAGGTTCTAGTGTAGATACTTATATAAATACAAATGGAGAAGAAGGAAGCTATCAAAGGTTTCATCAAGTTTACCAACGAGAAGGAAAACAGTGTTTTTCTTGTAGTAGCAAAATAATTCGTCTCAAGATAAATAGTCGATCAAGTCATTTTTGTCCTAATTGCCAAAAGAGAGAACCAGAAAATTAAATGCTTGAATTTGTTGCCGGATGTTGGGTGTGTCTGTGAATAACTAACTTGTGTCAGATAAGGGGATAAATTTGTTTTAAATTGCAAATTTAGCATTTTAAATTTAAAATTTACAATTTGCAATGAATAATCCACTTTTTTATACCTTTTTTAGATGTCTCACTATAACTAAGCTATTGTCGGACACCACCGAATTTATTACAGGTGGTAGTTTTCAAAGAAGGTTACTTAACTTATGATAGGAGGAAAAAGATGATGAAAGAAAAAAGCCCTTTGGTCGAGTTGGCTATGGAAACAGTAAAAAATTATGTTTGCTTTAATAAGAAGATCGACCCCCCTCTTGATCTTTCCCCTGAAATGAAAGAAAAAGCAGGCGTCTTTGTTTCTATCAAGAAAAAAGGGGAACTTCGTGGTTGTATAGGAACTTTTCAACCTACAACATCTAACATAGTTTTGGAGATTATCAGTAATGCTATTTCTGCAGCCACTAAAGACCCAAGATTTAAACCTATTACCCCTGAAGAGTTAGAAGAATTAGAATTTTCGGTGGATGTTCTTGCTCCTCCTGAACGAATAAAAAGTAAAGAGGAGTTAGATCCAAAGAAATATGGGATTATTGTTCAAAAAGGTTTTAAGCGAGGATTATTACTTCCAGATATAGAAGGAGTAGATACGGTTGACTATCAAATAAGCATTGCTAAGTCCAAAGCAGGCATAAGAGGAGATGAGGAAGTTCAGCTATATCGTTTTGAGGTGAAAAGATATAAATAAAGAAGAAGATAGATGATGAAAGAAGCTCTTTTTTATGAAGTAGTTGATAATAAAATCAGGTGTTTGCTATGCCCTCATCGTTGTTTAATCAAGGAAGATAAAAAGGGTATCTGTGGAAGAAGAATCAATAAAGAAGGAAAACTATATTCTATTATCTACGAAGAATGTTCTTCCCTGGCGATGGATCCTATTGAAAAGAAACCATTATATCACTTTTATCCAGGAAGCAGGATCTTATCTTTAGGGACCACGGGTTGTAATTTTAAGTGCCCATTTTGCCAAAATTGGCATATTTCTCAAGGAGAAGCACCTACTAATAAGATAGATAGTCTTCAAATAATAAGTCTGGCTAAAGAAGAAGGCTCCATTGGCCTTGCTTATACTTATTCTGAGCCTTTAATCTGGTATGAATT encodes the following:
- a CDS encoding FAD-dependent oxidoreductase codes for the protein MDNYHKERIRPARKVGELIIIPEKKISVLKKTEVLVVGGGSAGIAAALAAARNGLETTLIERYGYLGGMASGGLVLNMEGFSDGEKQVIKGVAGEIVKNLEKIRGFNKSSNNFDGIFDPEDIKDVSLRLLIEAKVKILFHAYFVQAIVNRDKVEGVVIFTKLGPRAILSKVVIDATGDGDVLAFSGAFFERGLKGIGLNFRLGNVDINLTNKFKVEDPQKYERLKEDLVKEGGLEMSFYPTIREGIVWWNNMLDPEDGLDVEVLSKMEILLREKINITLNFMRKNFPGFKETYLIDTSSLLGVRETRRLIGEYVLTEKDIFKGKRFSDAVVHGGYLGKTGVGYDIPYRCLLPKNIEGLIVAGRCISTDKYTQDAIRIIANCFATGEAAGHAAALSIKEKTAPLTLDIEKLRRLLIKNNVYLE
- a CDS encoding archease, which gives rise to MKRFEIFEHTADIGIMAYGVDLKEVFINAAYGMFNLITDLNKVNKEIKIDIQVGGSDVIELLVNWLSELLYYHAVEDIFFKEFKIKNLTERSIDAVAYGEGYDETRHKILREIKIVTYHQLEIEREHKRWKAQIIFDV
- a CDS encoding RtcB family protein, which codes for MNRDSWLGPLVKIDQYRWEIPKSFKEGMRVPGLIYASEKLLSHIKMDMTPEQVANVATLPGIVNYSLAMPDIHWGYGLPIGGVAAFDIGADGIISPGGVGSDINCGVRILTTQLKLKEIKDRLEDLIQNLFEAIPSGIGSKGNIRLNEKELKEVLIKGSKWAVEKGYGEEEDLLHTEEKGALSGADPNNISSRALERGFKQLGTLGSGNHFLEIQVVEKIYEEEIASVFGLEKDYIVIMIHSGSRGLGYQVCEDYLRFMQKVSEKYQISLPDRQLCCAPFNSPEGKKYFSAMAAAANYAWVNRQCIMHWTREVFMKTLSASPRDLKMKLLYDVAHNIGKIEEHLVSGKKISLCVHRKGATRAFPAGHKDIPERYQKVGQPVIVPGDMGRGSFVLVGTDKAMKETFGSACHGAGRQMSRTKALKTTKGSKVIEDLKEKGIIVKSANYGTIAEEMPEAYKDVSEVIDTLHYAGICKKVAKLRPLGVIKG
- the serS gene encoding serine--tRNA ligase, with the translated sequence MLDLKFMINHMEKVSLAMKNRGIDFKIVEDLKEFDGERRKYIAEVEELKRKRNIANEEIGERKIKREDAQDLILQIKEVSTKIKELDNKLAHCTEKINNLLYFIPNLPHDSVLVGKDEKDNLEVKRWGKALEPSFPVKSHDELGERLDIIDFKRAAKITGARFALLKGAGAKLERALINFMLDIHTKRHGYLEVLPPFMVNRSSMTGTGQLPKFEKDLFYCHEVDYFLIPTAEVPVTNIHRDEILEEDNLPLYYTAWTPCFRLEAGSYGKDTKGLIRQHQFNKVELVKFTTPETSYQELERLLLNAEVILQELELPYRVVTLCSGDLGFAAAKTYDIEVWVPFQNSFREISSCSNFEDFQARRANIKYRRREDKKVEYVHTLNGSGLAIGRTLVAILENYQQEDGSIIIPEKLRPYLDGQKEISRR
- a CDS encoding sigma-70 family RNA polymerase sigma factor encodes the protein MENETIKLPDLELVKKSKQGNFEAFTELIKRYEAKIYSLAYNYMQNREDAEDILQETFLKVYVSLPNFREEAKFVTWLYRICVNTCYSKLREKKVKVVLSLESSGAIEEEFHREIIDWSKNPEACLLAEEMKEVLNKAIEKLPREYKEVFILRDIEELSNKEASEVLGESIAAIKARVHRARLFVREEIAAYFKKDRELIIPPKQITYNY
- a CDS encoding zf-HC2 domain-containing protein, translating into MNCQQIYNSLSDLIDKELPLETYLEIEDHLNVCPYCHTFLNTLKMTIKLSSRKKFIVIPEEVHYRLLEFLKRHLKIT
- a CDS encoding TlpA family protein disulfide reductase, which encodes MKKYCLVLISLVILSILSREGKGILKEEIKEEITNQPVKLLEKSVVVKAKKWGNAPNFKLLTLNKEVLTLSNFAGKVIILNFWATWCGPCKDEILDFVELYNKYKDKGLTIIGVNLNQTNEDEVKQVIERMKVSYPVVIANARVIKDYGGIRGIPATFVINQKGDLVKKFIGYRSKEVFENEVKRLIKER
- a CDS encoding epoxyqueuosine reductase QueH; protein product: MKARDILLHICCGVCTSSVVEKLREENFEPTGFFYNPNVYPEEEYKRRLEAAFKVSEILKFKLIEGHYEKDKWGKLVLEFKDQEEVEGGKRCQLCFQIRLKECYQKSKELNISYFTTTLSASPHKDALMINHIGRGIGGESFLESNFKKKDGFKKGIEFSKRYNLYRQDYCGCTYSLRR
- a CDS encoding secondary thiamine-phosphate synthase enzyme YjbQ, with protein sequence MKSLTEYLWFNTKTKRAYLNITSQVEELVERSGIKEGLCLVNAMHITASVFINDDENGLLQDYDDWLEKLAPFKPVSHYRHNRTGEDNGDAHLKRQVMGREVVIAITKGRLDFGPWEQIFYGEFDGQRKKKVLVKIIGE
- the mutM gene encoding bifunctional DNA-formamidopyrimidine glycosylase/DNA-(apurinic or apyrimidinic site) lyase, with the protein product MPELPEVETIVRSLQKQIISQKILKIEVNLPKIIKSHQEEFVSLTEGASIQDVSRRGKIILISLSTGVTILIHLKLTGQLIYSSSKKPITTQTHLIFNLSSGDQLRYLDLRQFGYFLLEKSDRLSLLKELAILGPEALEISLADFKKVSKKRGRIKVLLMNQSILAGIGNMYADEILHQAKIHPLCLACVLSEDQIERLYQATREILTKAIAYKGSSVDTYINTNGEEGSYQRFHQVYQREGKQCFSCSSKIIRLKINSRSSHFCPNCQKREPEN
- the amrA gene encoding AmmeMemoRadiSam system protein A, whose protein sequence is MKEKSPLVELAMETVKNYVCFNKKIDPPLDLSPEMKEKAGVFVSIKKKGELRGCIGTFQPTTSNIVLEIISNAISAATKDPRFKPITPEELEELEFSVDVLAPPERIKSKEELDPKKYGIIVQKGFKRGLLLPDIEGVDTVDYQISIAKSKAGIRGDEEVQLYRFEVKRYK